aggTGATGAGACAGAGGGCTGGAAAGGCCAAATAATCTTGTTCTGCTTATCACAAGACTGATTCATCTGCCCTTATGTTACACAGATATTAATGACATTTGATGTTATTTAAAGATCTCCACAGACTCTATGGCAGCCTATTTCAGTCCTAACATCAGAATGTTTTCTGAGTACCTCACAGAGATCAAAATTTCAACAAGACATTCAGAAATACTCATACACTGCACAGTTAGCAGCTCTTCCCTACTGAATGCACTTTTCTCCTTAGTGTATcccttaaattttttttcacttgcctCTTTCCTGAGCTAGCCCTTTTCCTCCATTCAAAGCTGATGAATGTAAAGACAATTACCATAATTATTTGGATTACCATCTTACAGGACTAACCTGATTTAGACTAACTgcattttttactgttttcctgGTGAAGGTTGTTTCTGGGCTATTACACCACAAACCATGTACTTTGAGGTTTCTCCTACACATACGCaaggtttttgtttattttgaattgTTCCGTTTTTTATTCCAGATAATTTCCCACATGTAATGTAGATAGCAGCAGTATCAGTATATGCCATAAAAAAAACAAGGGGCCATAACCCCTAGGACAAGAGAGTGTCTAGGACAGGCGACCTCTTCAACAGGAAAGCAATGATGAAATAGCAGATTTTGAAAAGATCAGAACATGGATTTTGATGTATTGCATATTTTCTGTAATCTAACACTCCAGTTACtcatgaaatataaataagaGAAACCCCTTACCTTTTTGAGCTTCTGCATTGGCAACATAAATGAATCCATCAACTACTTCGCACACCTTCCTCACTTGAGCTATTACACTGTAGTGCACAGCTTGCTGATTCCCTACTATGCTGTTCTCTTGGTAAAACATCTTATTCACAGCAACAGCTTGCTCTTCCCTTGCTCTCCTCCTTTCCACACTGAAagatatttcagtatttcagtagTCAGGTTAACTGAGAATGCCAAAACTGAGTCTTTGAAAGTCTAGGtggcacaggaaaaggataGGAAAACGGGCTGAGCCAGGAAAATGGTTTCACTTTTCCctgccccctcctgccctgctttctTTCCGAGTGCACATATAGAGGTGGTTAGCAATCTGCAAGATGTGTATGAAAATAACACTCAGGGTGAGTAGAGAATGTTTTAAAAGGGACTCAACCAAGGTATCAAGAGGGATAGAGGCACCTGTAATGCACCTGTCGTACACCTTTGGTACGTAAATAGTTTGGAAAAGCTTTATTATTTCCATGTGAAAACTCAGAGgttgaaaaaagaaaggaaaaacaaaggcatGCATTGAAACTTCAATTTATAAGGGATATCCATGCATGAGAAAGGGCACATGAAAGTCACATGACAAGATTACGAAGTGAAGTATGAAACAAATGAGAAACTGTACTTTTTATCTGGTGGAGAACAGATCTTATCTTACCTCGTGGTGGAATACAGTGTCACAATATTGAATTTTTGACTGTTGTTAAACTGAAAACTGACTCCTGATCCGATTcctagagggaaaaaaaatgaatatatgtGATTACAAGTATTTGGCTACTGAAAACAATTAAGTGGTAGTTCAGAAATTCCAGTGCTGCcacaaaattaatatattcaaGCCTAGATATTGCTGTTAGCAGTAGCGGATTTACTATTTTACAATTAAACTTTATACATGCTCCAACTGATCAGacttttaatttaatgaaaatcaaGTCAATAGTATGAAAACCATTTCCATATTTTTGATTATTAGACTTGAACCTAGAAATCTAAATCAGAATGGAGCCAGACTTGTGTTTATTAGCTGAAACTGGCATAGAAAAGGCTCCAGTCTGCTTATGACAAGCTGCATTGAAAAGGACAtatgagagaaataaaaacccactaaaaataattttcatgctccctataaatacaatttaattatTCTAATTCTGCTATGCTGAAGTAACCATCAGGTAAAAACTAACACACTTTTGCCTCTGGCTTGGACTGAAGTCAAATTACACTTTCAAAGCTACtcttttaaacataaaaaaaaaaatccctcaccTGCTTTTGTAACtcttctaaataaaatttacatCATTTGATATCAGAATACCAAATCCTGTAAGAATCAGCCTTGAGTTCCTGTATAAAAtcacaaatgtgttttttaGCCACTTACTGCAAGCAATACTGAAAGAAAGGCCTGTCTGCATTTATCAATTACAACAGCAGCTGTAACACAGAATTTTGGATTAAAATAGAGGGAGCAAAATGATTCTTCTGACAATGTGCAAATTTAATAGTAAGTCCACTGAAGCTGTTAGTTTGTCCCAAATGTTCACTGCATGTATCCTTCTGAAcaaatcagagagaaaatggTTTGTTTTTACCATGATTCTACTGAATGTTAAGGATACAAAAAAatcattcctttttttcatttctcctcccAAGTTTTTTGTGTTGTATCTATTTACAACATATGAAGGCCAAAAGCCAAAACCATCATTACCATGAATTTGTCTATGAGGTAGGCCAGCTACTAGCAGAATTTCTGGGCATGTCATCATCTTTTGTACTAAAGAGTCATCCAGCTCTTCCAAACCTGGCCCAAACATAGCAAAGCGAGGTTCTGCCTGAGTGACCAGTGAATGCAAAAAGGAAGTCACAGCCCCATACCGAGGACGGCTCGATTTCAAACTTCTTCTACCCTGAGGACAGCTCCTTTTATATCTGTGTAAAATAGATGCAACtagaaattaaacacaaaatacaaaagAGGTATTAATCAAACAATATAAATTGATTTAGGTCCCACACCTCTCATGCTTCGGTACTGGTACAACTCAAAGCATAGGTCAAAAATTATAAAGGTCCAAACTGATGGTTTCAAGCACCAGTAAAAAGCAGGCAAAGGCATCAGTTCTTTTGAAgtccaaatgctgcttttttggaCCTTAGTATACACTTCTATCTACAGAtctttcagtttatttaaaaaaaaaattcacaaattcCCTATCCTCACTGAATACACAATATAGGTAAAATAACATAAAAGCAGAAGagtcacattaaaaattaaatttaaaaaatgaacctTATGAGTGCATTTTAAACCTTAATTAGACTGCTTTTGTGTTTGCAACAGGTAACCAcctgaaaagaataattttcccTGTAGGTACAGAGCATGCAAGCTGTGGAAGGAGACAAGTGTTTTCTGCAAACTTAAATCCTCGTTTGGTGTGGATGCTAGAAGGCATGGAAAGACTGGTAATTGAGGCGAAGAGTAACAGACAGACATCCTACAGAAGCAGCTTCAGTCTGCTTCTGTAGACAtggcaggctgctgctggacaaACCACTTCAAGGAAATACCAAATGTGTGCTACTTAATACCCACACTGAGATGCTTCAGTTGAGATCAGCAAAATCGCTAAGTGCATGCGGACACAGTGGAAATCAGTAACAGGTGGTTTCAAATAGGTGGTTCAGACCTAAACAGATTCAAATCTAATTTCAAAAGCAGTATATATTTTGCACTTCAAATTCTGGGCATATTGTTCCCATCTGTTAAGTGGGGCTGAAGGGCACAGAAATTGTACAAGTTGATGCACTAACCACGAAGCAACATACTAAGCACCACCTTTGGAAAATATAACTGCAAATAGatcaaaaatcccaaacaaatcCACAGAGCACTACTGCAAATTAAGGGGACTGAATGAAGTTTAGAAAAGAAATCACCACAGAATCATCTACTTGTCTTAAGAGCTCTTATCAGTCATCTAAACACATTTAGTGTGTTGCTATGCTTTTCAACTATACTACCTGAAACCAGTCTTTGTCTTACAGCCTTTGACAATCAGAGCTAAAACAATACAACTTGTTATTCTGTGCACATTCTGTGCACTTTTCTATTATTAGGTCTTCCAcataagatggaaaaaaaaaaaagaagattcaTTCCACTTGCTGTAGTTTGAAGACTTCTTGGTACTTTTATGAAAATGCTTACCGTAGCACTGAGAGTAAAGAACACTTCTTTATCAAGATCGAAGGTATGTAGAATTTCTGTGCCATAGCAGACATGCAGTTTacaaaaagctttaattttttatagCACTAGCTTTGTCTTTTTTACAATGTTTTACATTCTTTTTGAGGTCCAAACAAAAAGAGCTGACCAGACCGTGGAACAACAGGAAATTGTGTTTCCAAAATAAACAATGAATTTGAGACACATCACAATTTAAACAGCAGCTTACAGCAGAGCTTTATTGctgtaaatatgaaaaatgcCTGGGGGCTGAGTATTACTCCTGCAGGCACACTTGGAGTCATGTAAGAGAATACGGGAATACTTACACTGCCATGTAATCATACAGTGCATTGTCGCTGACCTCTGAAAAGGCTTTATTAAAAATCTCCACATCTGGGAGTGATTTCCAATCAACAGATGTCCAAGAGGGGAGATCCCGCAGGAGAAAATACCTCCACAACAACGGGTCTTGCACAGCTGCCCTCCAGTAACAACTTGTGCTTCCTAAACGGCACAAATCTTGGGGCGAGAGGAAGGACATGATGTTCAGCTGCACGTCGATCTGAAAACCATTGAGAGCAGCGGTTTAACGACTCAGGAATTCAGCAGCGAAGGACAGGGCGGGACGCAGCGCTTtgctccccccgccccgccctgcGACCGGGCCCTACTCACCGGCAGCATCCGCAGAGCGCTCTCTCCCTCCGCGCCGTCCGGGGGCGtcgggagcggggccggcgcggtCCCGCCGCGCTCGCGGGGGCCCCGCATCCAGCGCTCCCGGAGCACGCGCAGCCCGCCCCGCACCGCGGCCTCCAGGCCCGCGCCgcgcggctccgctcccgcCGCCATGGCGCGCCCCGCCCGGCACCGCGCCGCGCACGCTCCGCCAGCGCCGGGCCGCTGCGGGCCCACGGGCGGCTGCCGCACCcgctccccagcactgcactgcACTTCGCACCGGGAGTCCGGGAGTCCTCTGAATGCGCGTTTTTAATGCAACGGAAGTATACATTTTGgttggaaaaagaaagtaagacACTGAAGCAGAGAGAACCTCCTTGAGCGTGCTCTTATGTCGCAAGTTTTCTTCTGGCACAGACAATGCAGTGGATCTTAGCTGTGGGACTTCACAAAGTAACGCAGCATTTGTTTTGCAGTTGTTGTGTTCCACCCTTGACCTTTTAAGGGTCCCTCACATACGGCCACATATTTTGTTAACATGTTTCTGCCTGTTTCTTGGAAATCCAGCGATATGCTCTGTGATCTGCTGCCCAGGTCACTGGTGGACACAGGATCTATTGACTCAAGgttttcctgcttcccttctcCACAGTGTTTCAGTCCCCAGTAGCACATTTCTCCACTGTACATCATAGCCAGTAAGTGAGTGTCACTAAATATacctgcaaaaataatttagatcAAGTACTTTACTGTTCTGGAATAAGCAAGTACGCAGCTCGTTAACTTTCAGTAacactggggggaaaaaaattccaaaaagaCAGTCTAagtatataattatataaatatataatgcCCAGAAGAAAACCTAGATCAAGACCATGCTCATTTCTCTGTCCAGTTTGGCCCTCCATAATGTTAAAATCTTTTAAGATTGccatataaatattatttctgtaattttgtttgcCTATTTATCTCATagaatttcagtatttctttacAGTCTGTTTAGCACAGGCATGACTGTACATATTTACTTTAGAATATTTCTGTGCCTCCCACAATTTAAGTCTAAAAGATACTGTTTGAGGTCATCTTAACTCAGGTTAACCAGCAGCAACTTTAGTATTTGAACTGAAAGGCACACATGTGTCTTTCACAAAAAGACAAATCCTGCTAAATAAATCCTCAACTTGGGTTTGCATTATGGAGTATATAGGAGCAATGCCACTTTCAGATGAAATTAAGGAAGATGCTCCATCCCACTAGTCAGAGTAGGTAGAGCTGTTTTTGAGTATGCTCAACATGGACACTGAGTCCTCAGCACCAGCTGTTTTACCTTACAAATCCCCTCCTACTGCATCACCCTACCTGTATCACACTGATACAGCCTAAGATCCTCCTGTAAATGCTCAAAAGGAATGAAACCTATGCAAAGCTAAATAAAGTGGTGACAGAGATAATTTGCCAAAACTAACCAATTCTGCATATGTTTGTACCTGCGTGAAGTCTGTAATTGTGTTTGTGCTGCCCTAGTACTAGAAGGGAAGACCAATATGTCAACCTCTGGCACCCTCTGCAGTCGTATTTGTGCCTTAAACATCTGTCAATTCTGAATTGGATGGTTGTAAAATACTGTGTGTAAACACTGCCAGCGTAAAACACTGCTGTGCATCAAACACTTGTTGCCTCAGTTCACCTCCCTCCAGTGCACTCATAAACACCAGGAAAATGAGTGTCAGGTCTTGGATACAAATTAAGTCAAACAATAAAAACACGCAAAAAAGCACTGCATAAAGCAGTTACTAAGAGGAGTgggttgtgggggtttttggagttgtttttttgggtttttttaccttcaCTGAGTAATGTAGCAGTGTCTTTATCTGGAAGTGAGACATCTTCGTCTAGTTGAAGAGGGCATCTTAAGCTAAGCATCTTCATTAAGTAGTGAACTCCATCATTAAGACACTGAGTATGGTtaaaaaattgaggaaaaaacaaGTTCCAGTTAAATTAATGATAGGCAGAAATAATTCTTTCTATGAAGTCCCCAAAATcctaattaaagaaaaacaaaacaaaacaaacaaacagccatattttaaaagtgaagagTCAAACTTTAAAGCTGTATTCACAAGCTCATAGAACATTTTCATCTCCTTTACCTTTTTAAATGTGGCAATGTTTTCTTGTAGCCATTCActcctttcttttgctgtatGGCAATACATGTAAAGCagggctccttttctccagtaaAGACATTCTAACAACTCTGCACCAAGGATGTTGATGGGCTGAAATAAAATCCAACAAACTGGTCtaagacagaaataaatcagaattaCACCTATGCACTGTCACATATGCAAACAGTGTGTAAATCTCTTACTTTAGGGACTGTACTTGACAGCAACATGCAGAGAGACAAGCCTAGCCTAACCTAACATTGTAGGTGAAATGGAATCATCATTAACTGCCAGTGGAATCATGAGATGTTAACAAGGGAAATTCTGAGCACACAAGATATTTCAAACAATATTTTCAGGAATCACTATTTAAATACCAAATAggcttgaaaatgtttttttaatgcatttttaatgcaaagttCTGCCCACCAGAAATACAAACACTACTAttccatttcagattttttatttttaaataatgaaataattcacCTTCTGGCTACTCACTTCTTCATTTATGCTGCATTCCCTCACTAGGTCTTCTGGTTctgaaagaatataaataagTTCTGTAAGTTTTTGCAGGGAAGATTCTTCTGGAAAATCTTCATCCACAAGCTGGTTTTCCTCAAAGTATGTAATGTCTAGAACAGCCTATGAAAACAAGAACATATACAAAGTAGAAATGCTACCGTCAAAATAATCAAATGGTGGAGTGTTGTAATTTAGAAAGCTCGTTAGTTTATAACATATTAcaatttaaaggattttaacATTTAGTTTACAAAAGGTGCAAGTTAGAAGTATTGAAGGATTGGTAAAGCTAAAccccctcctgtccctgaaGTAAAAGCACAATTATTATCGACTCCAAGTTATCCAAGTCAAAAGCAGCCCTGTGCTTCACAGACGGTCACCACACACTTCAAGAAGCAGAGATGCCTTTCTGCTCCACCCTTTTATTACACCAAACCCTCTCCAAAACCCTACACAGATTTTCTTAAAAGGGAATTTGATGTCCATAATAAAGTACCTGGGTATAGAGCTGAAAAAGCGTGGATGGATGTTCTTTCCCTTCGTTGCAGAGGTCCTTCAACTTGTCCAGAGTAGCAGAGCCTTTTGCTAAGAAGGTATCTGAGGGAAGAATACAATGCTCCCTTAGCGCTGATGAGCACTCAGCAGGAGCCTTACTCACTCTCCTTTTCCACGTGGTTTTATCCATCCTTGGGGCACCTACCAGAGCGGCTGAATAATACAGAACTTGAACAGGCCGGTCATCCTGTCAGACCGCACCTTTCACGATTAAATTAAGGCCACCCGCGGCCGGAGGTCTGATGCTCCCAAGCGCACACGCCGCTTGCGGACATGTTCTACCCCGCCGCCCGTGCCCCGGTGCCGCCCGTGCCCCCGGTGCCGCCCGTGCCCCCGGTACCGCCCGTGCCCCCGGTGCCGCCCGTGCCCCCGGTACCGCCCGTGTCCCGGTGCCGCCCGTGCCCCCGGTGCCGCCCGTGCCCCCGGTGCCGCCCGTGCCCCGGTACCGCCCGTGTCCCGGTGCCGCCCGTGCCCCCGGTGCCGCCCGTGCCCCCGGTGCCGCCCGTGTCCCGGTACCGCCCGTGCCCCCGGTGCCGCCCGTGCCCCCGGTACCGCCCGTGTCCCGGTGCCGCCCGTGTCCCGGTGCCGCCCGTGTCCCCGGTGCCGCCCGTGCCCCGGTGCCGCCCGTGCCCCCGGTGCCGCCCGTGCCCCCGGTACCGCCCGTGTCCCCGGTGCCGCCCGTGCCCCGGTGCCGCCCGTGTCCCGGTGCCGCCCGTGCCCCCGGTGCCGCCCGTGCCCCCGGTGCCGCCCGTGTCCCCGGTACCGCCCGTGCCCCCGGTGCCGCCCGTGCCCCCGGTGCCGCCCGTGCCCCCGGTACCGCCCGTGTCCCGGTGCCGCCCGTGCCCCCGGTACCGCCCGTGCCCCCGGTGCCGCCCGTGCCCCCGGTGCCGCCCGTGCCCCCGGTCCCGCCCGTGTCCCGGTGCCGCCCGTGCCCCCGGTACCGCCCGTGCCCCCGGTACCGCCCGTGCCCCCGGTGCCGCCCGTGCCCCCGGTACCGCCCGTGTCCCCGGTGCCTCCCGTGTCCCCGGTGCCGCCCGTGTCCCCGGTGCCTCCCGTGTCCCCGGTGCCGCCCGTGCCCCCGGTGCCGCCCGTGCCCCCGGTACCGCCCGTGTCCCCGGTGCCGCCCGTGTCCCGGTGCCGCCCGTGCCCCGGTGCCGCCCgtgccgcccccgccgcgccgctcACCGCGGGCCCCGGGCACCCCGAGCCGCCGGCCCAGCGCCGCCACCCGCGGCCGCAGCGCCGCCACCGCCATCGCCGGCCCGCGCGCGGCCCCTCCACGCAGGCGCAGCGGCGCGGagccggcggggcgggagcggccgcgctTCCCGGGGAGCGGGGCCCGCGGGCCcggcggtgccgccgccgccctgccccgctcgGACACCCGGCCCGGGacacccccaccccaccctgcGCCCACTGACGGCTGGGACTGCAGTTCTGGGGTTGTGTGGGCGTGAAAGGTCTTTCATAACAGACGCGTGTGGCGtctgcagagccctgtgtgTCCTCGGGAGGACTCCCTAGCGTGACCCTGTGTTTACAGAATTTACGGAATCAATTcacaggttggaaaagacctctgggTCCAGCttatgaccaaacaccaccatgtcacCAGgtcatggcactgagtgcctcGTCCAGTCTTCacttaaatacctccagggacggtgactccaccacctccccgggcagccccttccaataCCTAATCACCCTCTCCATGAAGCAATTTGAAacaatattttgttaaatactTGGTTAAACACTATTATGTCCAACCAAAACCTCCCATGGCACAGTTTGAGACgatttcctctcttcctgtcACGGGTTGCCTGGGtgaagaggccaacccccacgtggtcacagcctccttccagGCAGTTGCCGAGAGTGATAAGgtttcccctgagcctccttttctccaggctaaacacccccagttcccctcagctgttcctcatagggttcgtgctccagacccttccccagctccactgcctttctctggacacactccagcacctcagtatCTTTCCTGAATTGCAGGGCCCAGAGCAGGATTTgaggtgcggcctcaccagtgctgagtacaggagggtagtccctgccctggtcctactggccacactattgctgatccaggccaggatgccactagctttcttggccacctgggcacacagtggctcatgttcagctgctgtcaccagcacccaCAGGTCCTTTTCCGCTACAAAaattttgttggggttttgccTCTTATCAGTTGATGCTTTCCGCCTCACTGCAAAATAGGTTTTGCCCataaaacaaactgaaacaaaggCAGCAAGGATCAAACCCACACTTACATTTTaataaagatgttttttaaactacattttAGTATTTAATTACTTAAAATGCAGAAGTACAGCTTTGAAAGTACAGTTAAATCATCCTGAAACTATGTACTTTTGGTTAGAGAAATGAAGCACTTGCTTCAACATTTTGTCCAGCAATACCCTTCATGAACTTCATAAATAATAAAGAGCTTCCATGTATGAGGGGAAAACAGTaagttttccttttat
This sequence is a window from Corvus moneduloides isolate bCorMon1 chromosome Z, bCorMon1.pri, whole genome shotgun sequence. Protein-coding genes within it:
- the FBXO4 gene encoding F-box only protein 4 isoform X1, encoding MAAGAEPRGAGLEAAVRGGLRVLRERWMRGPRERGGTAPAPLPTPPDGAEGESALRMLPIDVQLNIMSFLSPQDLCRLGSTSCYWRAAVQDPLLWRYFLLRDLPSWTSVDWKSLPDVEIFNKAFSEVSDNALYDYMAVYKRSCPQGRRSLKSSRPRYGAVTSFLHSLVTQAEPRFAMFGPGLEELDDSLVQKMMTCPEILLVAGLPHRQIHGIGSGVSFQFNNSQKFNIVTLYSTTSVERRRAREEQAVAVNKMFYQENSIVGNQQAVHYSVIAQVRKVCEVVDGFIYVANAEAQKEHDRPEELARILAMIDPALGPPNRPLLVLSCVSHAGVKRIPCVYVAHQLQLNLLRQPWMMQDTVAATLDGLLNGIEWLLEEANSKNAQ
- the FBXO4 gene encoding F-box only protein 4 isoform X2; this encodes MAAGAEPRGAGLEAAVRGGLRVLRERWMRGPRERGGTAPAPLPTPPDGAEGESALRMLPIDVQLNIMSFLSPQDLCRLGSTSCYWRAAVQDPLLWRYFLLRDLPSWTSVDWKSLPDVEIFNKAFSEVSDNALYDYMAVYKRSCPQGRRSLKSSRPRYGAVTSFLHSLVTQAEPRFAMFGPGLEELDDSLVQKMMTCPEILLVAGLPHRQIHGIGSGVSFQFNNSQKFNIVTLYSTTSVERRRAREEQAVAVNKMFYQENSIVGNQQAVHYSVIAQVRKVCEVVDGFIYVANAEAQKAPTVVSQRRGSNLSNELFKQKPRILILLQCSNYLTTRSHSFDYHHFHTL
- the FBXO4 gene encoding F-box only protein 4 isoform X5, with product MAAGAEPRGAGLEAAVRGGLRVLRERWMRGPRERGGTAPAPLPTPPDGAEGESALRMLPIDVQLNIMSFLSPQDLCRLGSTSCYWRAAVQDPLLWRYFLLRDLPSWTSVDWKSLPDVEIFNKAFSEVSDNALYDYMAVYKRSCPQGRRSLKSSRPRYGAVTSFLHSLVTQAEPRFAMFGPGLEELDDSLVQKMMTCPEILLVAGLPHRQIHGIGSGVSFQFNNSQKFNIVTLYSTTSVERRRAREEQAVAVNKMFYQENSIVGNQQAVHYSVIAQVRKVCEVVDGFIYVANAEAQKDAGHCSCNFRWIAKWN
- the CZH5orf51 gene encoding UPF0600 protein C5orf51 homolog, yielding MAVAALRPRVAALGRRLGVPGARDTFLAKGSATLDKLKDLCNEGKEHPSTLFQLYTQAVLDITYFEENQLVDEDFPEESSLQKLTELIYILSEPEDLVRECSINEEPINILGAELLECLYWRKGALLYMYCHTAKERSEWLQENIATFKKCLNDGVHYLMKMLSLRCPLQLDEDVSLPDKDTATLLSEGIFSDTHLLAMMYSGEMCYWGLKHCGEGKQENLESIDPVSTSDLGSRSQSISLDFQETGRNMLTKYVAVCEGPLKGQGWNTTTAKQMLRYFVKSHS
- the FBXO4 gene encoding F-box only protein 4 isoform X3 encodes the protein MAAGAEPRGAGLEAAVRGGLRVLRERWMRGPRERGGTAPAPLPTPPDGAEGESALRMLPIDVQLNIMSFLSPQDLCRLGSTSCYWRAAVQDPLLWRYFLLRDLPSWTSVDWKSLPDVEIFNKAFSEVSDNALYDYMAVYKRSCPQGRRSLKSSRPRYGAVTSFLHSLVTQAEPRFAMFGPGLEELDDSLVQKMMTCPEILLVAGLPHRQIHGIGSGVSFQFNNSQKFNIVTLYSTTSVERRRAREEQAVAVNKMFYQENSIVGNQQAVHYSVIAQVRKVCEVVDGFIYVANAEAQKAPTVVSQRRGSNLSNELFKQKPRILILLQCSNYLTTRHGDALQQYY
- the FBXO4 gene encoding F-box only protein 4 isoform X4, with product MAAGAEPRGAGLEAAVRGGLRVLRERWMRGPRERGGTAPAPLPTPPDGAEGESALRMLPIDVQLNIMSFLSPQDLCRLGSTSCYWRAAVQDPLLWRYFLLRDLPSWTSVDWKSLPDVEIFNKAFSEVSDNALYDYMAVYKRSCPQGRRSLKSSRPRYGAVTSFLHSLVTQAEPRFAMFGPGLEELDDSLVQKMMTCPEILLVAGLPHRQIHGIGSGVSFQFNNSQKFNIVTLYSTTSVERRRAREEQAVAVNKMFYQENSIVGNQQAVHYSVIAQVRKVCEVVDGFIYVANAEAQKAPTVVSQRRGSNLSNELFKQKPRILILLQCSNYLTTR